A window from Elusimicrobiota bacterium encodes these proteins:
- a CDS encoding class I SAM-dependent rRNA methyltransferase, producing the protein MSEPVRRERRPPPVYEGALPWVRLRSAASGAQLFKRMIDDADPKARAGDIVAVFDKSNAPYGVAIYNPKSLIALRLLERGVVAFDPAAYFGERIRRAVAFRRETLGLDASTDAYRLVHDLGDGLPGLVVDRYNDWIVLEFYSLGMFRQAEVLERALLEHYPGAHFVRRASQHTQTMEGFKLPTPEGAKTRVHENGLVFEVTPSGGYKTGFFCDQRENRLAAAAFAKDRRALDVCSYTGGFGLYMARARAAEVTCVELDEEASALARRNANINQLHKLRTVCADAFTYLRQMATNGDRFGLVVLDPYKLIASKEAYGEGRHKYIDLNRLAFSVVEPGGILLTCSCSGMVHWEEFQQFVRTAAGSAGRRVQIFRKSGVGPDHPFAADHPEGEYLKALWCRVF; encoded by the coding sequence GTGAGCGAACCGGTCCGCCGCGAGCGCCGCCCGCCGCCCGTCTACGAGGGCGCCCTCCCCTGGGTGCGCCTGCGCTCGGCCGCTTCCGGCGCGCAGCTCTTCAAGCGCATGATCGACGACGCGGACCCCAAGGCGCGCGCCGGCGACATCGTGGCGGTCTTCGACAAGTCCAACGCCCCCTACGGCGTCGCGATCTACAACCCGAAGAGCCTCATCGCCCTGCGCCTGCTCGAGCGCGGCGTGGTCGCCTTCGACCCCGCGGCCTACTTCGGCGAGCGCATCCGCCGGGCGGTCGCCTTCCGCCGCGAGACCCTCGGGCTCGACGCGTCCACCGACGCCTATCGGCTCGTCCACGACCTCGGCGACGGCCTGCCGGGGCTCGTCGTCGACCGCTACAACGACTGGATCGTGCTCGAGTTCTACTCGCTCGGGATGTTCCGCCAGGCGGAGGTCCTCGAGCGCGCCCTCCTGGAGCACTATCCGGGCGCGCACTTCGTGCGCCGCGCCAGCCAGCACACCCAGACGATGGAGGGCTTCAAACTCCCGACGCCCGAGGGCGCGAAGACCCGCGTGCACGAGAACGGGCTCGTCTTCGAGGTCACCCCTTCGGGCGGCTACAAGACGGGCTTCTTCTGCGACCAGCGCGAGAACCGGCTCGCCGCCGCCGCCTTCGCGAAGGACCGGCGCGCGCTCGACGTCTGCAGCTACACGGGCGGCTTCGGCCTGTACATGGCGCGGGCCCGGGCCGCCGAGGTCACCTGCGTCGAGCTCGACGAGGAGGCCTCCGCGCTCGCCCGGCGCAACGCGAACATCAACCAGCTCCACAAGCTGCGCACGGTCTGCGCCGACGCCTTCACCTATCTGCGGCAGATGGCGACCAACGGCGACCGCTTCGGCCTCGTCGTCCTCGACCCCTACAAGCTCATCGCCTCGAAGGAGGCCTACGGCGAGGGCCGCCACAAGTACATCGACCTCAACCGCCTCGCCTTCAGCGTCGTCGAGCCCGGAGGCATCCTCCTCACCTGCTCCTGCAGCGGCATGGTCCACTGGGAGGAGTTCCAGCAGTTCGTGCGCACCGCCGCGGGCTCGGCCGGGCGCCGCGTGCAGATCTTCCGCAAGAGCGGGGTCGGCCCCGACCATCCGTTCGCGGCCGACCATCCGGAGGGGGAGTACCTGAAGGCCCTCTGGTGCCGGGTCTTCTAA